The nucleotide sequence TCTACTAACTTTAATAAAGCGTATGTAAATGCAATTGATGAATCAGTAACCAAGAGTTCTCTTGAAAGCCTAACCAGTATGTATCCTGAACTCACAGTCAATACGCATGCTGCGTCAATTGAAGAAGCTTCAGACATGTTCGTGCAGCGATGGGCCATCTTCATTTTTGTGCTGATCATACTCATGGCAGGTGTCTTGAATACCCTTTTGAACAATATACTGGCTAAACGAAAAGAGTTTGCTGTACTCCGGACAATCGGAGTCAGACCAATGGGAATCGTGAAAATAATTGTCACGCAAATCTCATTCTATCTTTTGCTCGGACTTGTTTTCGGAACGTTTTGCGGGTTGGTGTTCTCTCTTATTGTTTCATTGATTGATTCTGGCAGGGTAGCCATCGACTTTCCTTTGATGTGGGGAGTAGCAGCGAGTATGTGGTTTGTTAGCATGTTTATCTTTGTACCCGTAGGATGGGTTATGGAGAATAAGAAAATTAGCACGGAAATTCTAAGTGACAATAAGTAAAGAAAATTTAAAATGCTGATAAATCAGTTTACATATAAGGAATTACCGGAAGATGTGACCATCAAATAAGAGAATGAACTGTTTAATAAAAAAGAGTCTGGCAAAGCGAGCACTTTAAAAGTGTCGGTATGCCAGGCTCTTTTAGTAAGAGGAATCTGTTCTTCCATTCAATTAGTTTAATCGTTCTTCAGCCATTTTATAAATCATTTTTTTCGCGTTTCTTAATGGCTACAATCTGGATTACTTAGATAGTTTCCTCAGCTTCTTTGAAAATGATTCGCAGTCCCATCTTCTTGTTTTTCAATTTGTTGTATTGCGCCGAATTCCCATGAAGGGATTGTTCGGCTTCCATACCTCTTAACCTGATCCGATCCAGCGCTTTATTGACAAAGATCTTTTGGCTGCCATCAAGCTGTTTATAGTCTTCCATTGAATACTGTGTCTATTTAAGCTGATACAACGATTATTCCCACTCGTTTTCTTCATTAATGATAGAGGGCAGATGCGATTGCACCGCGAACTTCCACGTCTGAAAAGGTAGAAGTATTTTCCGTCAGTAGCCTCTTTCCAGCCATCCAATCACCCAGTTGATCGTAAAGTTCTTCTATTTCTCTATTCAATGACTCGTATTTTTTGTGTCAGCATAACCCCGGCAACTTTTCCCGGTTAAAGACATACACGCCAGTAGCGTCCTGATCCTCCTTCTGAAAAGTTTCCATTACAAGGGCTTTTATTTTTTATAAATTAAGTGAATGTTAGTTGTTTTAAAACTTAAAATTTTTAAACGGTTTTGCTCAATAGGATTTCCACTTTTATTTGAGGATTCTCTCTTCTAGGAGGTCATGTTTGAAATCTCCAATCGTTTTTTATTATATTAATACCTTTCAATTTTTTTATATTAATTTATTTGTTTCAAAGTAAAAATTTTCACTTAATTTTCATTAAGTTCCTATATTATAGAAATATATAGAACTTGCTTGTAAGCGCAAAGATGTAGACGACTTGAAAGCGATGTCTAAAAACATTTATATCAAAAACTTTTTTAAGAGAGAAGAGGCGAAGGTTCATGAAAAAAATCTTAATACTTGGTGGATATACACATATGATTGATGTGGTAAAAACAGCTAAACGACTAGGGATGTATACGATTGTGGCAGACCGGGATGTCGGTTCTCCGGCGAAAGCCTATGCCGACCAATCCTATGACGTGAGCACTTCGGATATTGACAGGTTGGCGGAAATTGCGGAAGCGGAAGCGATTGATGGCGTTTTCAATGGATTTGATGACATCAACACTTGGCATGCTCTTGCCTTAAGCAAACGGCTAAGCTTGCCATTTTATGCGACAGAAGAACAGCTGGAAATCTGCTCGAACAAAGATCGGTTCAAGGAATATTGCCGCGACTACGGCATACCGGTCATCGAAGAATACAACGTGGATGAAAACTTAAAGGACGAAGATTTGTCGAAATTAACGTTTCCTGTCATCGTCAAACCGGTGGACAGTTACGCTAGCCAGGGGATCACGGTCTGCTATTCAGCCGAGGAACTAAAGGAAGGCTATAAGAAGGCAGCCGATTATTCAAAGTCGGAGAAAGTCATTGTGGAACGATTTATTGATAACCCGTATGGCGTCATGATGTTTTATACGGTCCGTAACGGCAGCGTCGTCTTAAGTGCAATGACGGACCGCTACGTACATAAACAATATCAGGAGCATCCGCCTTTGCCGACAGCAACGATTTTCCCTTCACAACATTTAGATCTTTATCTTGAGGTACTGGATCAAAAAGTCCGAACCATGCTCAGAGAGATGAAAATCGAAAATGGCGTCCTTTTTATCCAATCTCTCTTTGAAGACGGCGAATTTTATTTCTATGAAATGGGCTTCCGGCTTAGCGGCACCCAGTATTACACCATCGTTGAAAAGCAGACAGGCATCAATTTATTGGAAATGATGCTGGATTATTCAACCGGTGGAAACCTGGATCAATACGCTACCGAAAAATACGACAATGGCTATACGGCGTTTCC is from Planococcus liqunii and encodes:
- a CDS encoding FtsX-like permease family protein, giving the protein MEVSAVSDAVGNGEVLFDWQAKALNTSSTNFNKAYVNAIDESVTKSSLESLTSMYPELTVNTHAASIEEASDMFVQRWAIFIFVLIILMAGVLNTLLNNILAKRKEFAVLRTIGVRPMGIVKIIVTQISFYLLLGLVFGTFCGLVFSLIVSLIDSGRVAIDFPLMWGVAASMWFVSMFIFVPVGWVMENKKISTEILSDNK
- a CDS encoding ATP-grasp domain-containing protein — translated: MKKILILGGYTHMIDVVKTAKRLGMYTIVADRDVGSPAKAYADQSYDVSTSDIDRLAEIAEAEAIDGVFNGFDDINTWHALALSKRLSLPFYATEEQLEICSNKDRFKEYCRDYGIPVIEEYNVDENLKDEDLSKLTFPVIVKPVDSYASQGITVCYSAEELKEGYKKAADYSKSEKVIVERFIDNPYGVMMFYTVRNGSVVLSAMTDRYVHKQYQEHPPLPTATIFPSQHLDLYLEVLDQKVRTMLREMKIENGVLFIQSLFEDGEFYFYEMGFRLSGTQYYTIVEKQTGINLLEMMLDYSTGGNLDQYATEKYDNGYTAFPACNLSILLDKGTIKEIIGLEKIKAMPAVLSYIPVNGEGDEVEITGTYAQMLGRFNIAADSPEQFDKTIREINDSLHVLSTKGEEMILAKYVPADAELSID